The sequence below is a genomic window from Mycobacteroides abscessus ATCC 19977.
GCCAATGAAGGCGACGGCGGTACCGGCACCCATGGCACCGACGCCGAAGCCGAGGGCCCGGACGATCATCTTGCGGCGCGGCAGGGTCGAGGTGTCCAGGGTGTCCTGCAGCTGGGCGACGATGGTCTTGCGATCCACCTCGGCCGAGCCGGGGCCGTCGTGACGGTCCTGGATGGAGATCTCCTGCGGGATGAACTTCTTGGTGTACAGCACGGCACCGATACCCAGCGACAGCACCGACAGGCCCAGCGTCAGACCGTAGAGCGGAGTCGCCAGGTTGTAGAGCGCGTTGCCCGGGTCGCCGAAGGGCTTGTACTCCCAGGGCCAGAACAGGAAGACCCCGAGCAGGGCCAGGCCGAACACGCCACCGAGTGCGAACCACAGCGCCACCAGACGCTCGGCACGCTTCTCGGCCTTGGTGCCCTCGACGGGCCAGCGCGGCTCGCGGTAGACAATCTCGACGCCGTCGAGGTTGGTGCCGAGCTTGACCAGCTCGTCACGGCTCATGGCCGCGAGCTGCTCGTCGCTCGGGATCTCTGGCTTGTCAGCGTCACTCACGCTCACGCGCGTGCTCCAATCCACAGTGCCGCGGCGATGGCGGCGACGATGCCGATGATCCACATGGCCATGCCCTCGGACGTCGGTCCGAAGCCGCCCAGGCCGTAACCGCCCGGGTCCGGGGTCTCGGACGAGGCGCGGACGTAGGCGATGATGTCCTTCTTCTCATCAACGGTGAGCTGGCGATCCGAGAACTTGGGCATGTTCTGCGGTCCGGTCAGCATCGCGGTGTAAATCTGCTGCTCGGTGGCGGGGTCGAGCTCGGGGGCGAACTTGCCCGACGAGAGTGCGCCACCGCGGCCGGTGAAGTTGTGGCATGACGCGCAGTTGAGACGGAACAGGTCACCACCACGGGCGATGTTGTTGCCGCGCAACGACTCCTGGGCCACTGCGCCGTCGCGGTCGCGGATCACCTGGGGGCCGCCGCCGTTGGCCTGGATGTAGGCGCCCAGGGCGTCGGTCTGTTCCTCGTCGAAGATCGGGTCCTTGCGCTGGGCCTGAGCCTCATTACGCATGGCCGGCATACGTCCGGTGGAGACCTGGAAGTACACCGCGGCCTCGCCCACGCCGATCAGGCTGGGCCCGCGGTCCGGCACACCCTGGAGGTTTGCGCCGTGGCAGGTGATGCACGAGGTCTCGTACAACTGCTTACCGGTGCGCAGCAGAGCCGACTTGTCCTCGTCGGCCACCGCGACCTGCGGGGTGGGCGTGAAGGTAGAGGCCAAGCCGCCGGCAACCACCAGCGCGATCAGCAGCAGCAAACCTGCTGAGACGCGACGGCGGAACTTGCGGCGTGCGCGATTCTTGGCGGCTGTGTCCTTTACGGGCTCCACGCTCACCTGTTGTGCTCCCTTCACCGGGCTGGGCTGGGTCTTTGGGCCGTCGGGCATTTAGCGGACAAAGTAGATGGTGGCGAACAACGCGATCCACACGATGTCGACGAAGTGCCAGTAGTAGGACACGACGATCGCGGAGGTCGCCTGGGCCGGAGTGAACTTACTCATCCGGGTGCGAATCAGCAGATAGACGAAGGCGACGAGACCGCCGATAACGTGCAGTCCGTGAAAGCCGGTGGCCAAGTAGAAGGTTGAACCGTAGGCGCTGCCCGCGATAGTGGTGCCCTCGTGCACGAGGTTCATGTACTCGTAGCCCTGCCCGAGCACGAAGAAGGTGCCCATGATGAGGGTGATGACGTACCAGCGACGCAGCCCGAAGACGTCACCGCGCTCCGCGGCGAACACACCCATCTGACAGGTGAACGACGAGGCGACCAACACCGCAGTCACGGGGATGGCCAGGCCAAGGTTCAGCTCGGTGGGCTCCGGGGGCCAGTTACCGCCGGACTGCGCCCGGGCGGTGAAGTAGAAGGCGAAGAGTCCAGCAAAGAACATCAACTCACTGGAAAGCCAGACAATGGTGCCAACACTCACCATGTTGGGGCGATTCAGTGAATGAACGCGCTGGGTAATGGCGGTTCCCGCCGGCGATCCTGGGGCTGCTGCGGTCGTCACGTCGTAAGTATGACGCTTTGTAGTTGTCGAGAGCCACCCGGGTCCGACATTGATTTGTGACCGACTCTCCACAACACGTGTGGCCTCTGGCGAGAGCGATGCCGATGACCTGCGCCCGGCGTGTCGCGGCAGACCCGGAAGGCATTTAGTCCTTTGTTGTCTGCGTCGCCTCCATGGGAGCATTTGCGGCGTGTTGGAACATTCCTGGCCCCGGGTATTGGGGGAGCTGACCAACCGCCGTGACCTGACGGCGGGGCAGGCGGCCTGGGCCATGGACCAGATCATGACGGGGACGGCCACCCCGGCACAGATCGCGGCCTTCGGGGTGTCGATGCGGATGAAGCGCCCGACCTCCGACGAGGTCGGGGAGCTGGCCGACACCATGCTGTCGCACGCGATCACGTTTCCGGGGGATCCGCAGGGTGCGCAGATCGGCGCGAACGCCGTCGACATCGTCGGCACGGGCGGTGACGGGGCCAACACGGTGAATCTGTCGACGATGGCCTCCATCGTCGTGGCGGCCTGCGGGGTGCCCGTGGTCAAGCACGGCAACCGCGCGGCATCCTCGCTGGCCGGCGGTGCCGACACGCTCGAGAAGCTGGGTGTGCGCATCGACCTGGGGCCCGAGCAGGTGGTACGCAGCCTCGCCGAGGTGGGGATCGGATTCTGCTTCGCGCCGCATTTTCATCCGTCGTATCGCTACGCCTCCGCGGTGCGCCGCGAGATCGGCGTCCCGACAGTGTTCAATCTGCTTGGCCCGCTGACCAACCCGGCCCGTCCGCGGGCGGGTCTGATCGGATGCGCGTTCGCCGACCTGGCCGAGGTCACCGCCGGGGTTTTCGCGGGCCGCGGCTCCAGCGTGCTGGTGGTGCACGGTGACGATGGTCTCGACGAGCTGACCACCACCACGACCAGCACCATCTGGCGGGTGCAGGCGGGCACCGTCGACAAGCTGCGGTT
It includes:
- a CDS encoding c-type cytochrome, encoding MPDGPKTQPSPVKGAQQVSVEPVKDTAAKNRARRKFRRRVSAGLLLLIALVVAGGLASTFTPTPQVAVADEDKSALLRTGKQLYETSCITCHGANLQGVPDRGPSLIGVGEAAVYFQVSTGRMPAMRNEAQAQRKDPIFDEEQTDALGAYIQANGGGPQVIRDRDGAVAQESLRGNNIARGGDLFRLNCASCHNFTGRGGALSSGKFAPELDPATEQQIYTAMLTGPQNMPKFSDRQLTVDEKKDIIAYVRASSETPDPGGYGLGGFGPTSEGMAMWIIGIVAAIAAALWIGARA
- a CDS encoding cytochrome c oxidase subunit 3; protein product: MVSVGTIVWLSSELMFFAGLFAFYFTARAQSGGNWPPEPTELNLGLAIPVTAVLVASSFTCQMGVFAAERGDVFGLRRWYVITLIMGTFFVLGQGYEYMNLVHEGTTIAGSAYGSTFYLATGFHGLHVIGGLVAFVYLLIRTRMSKFTPAQATSAIVVSYYWHFVDIVWIALFATIYFVR
- the trpD gene encoding anthranilate phosphoribosyltransferase, yielding MLEHSWPRVLGELTNRRDLTAGQAAWAMDQIMTGTATPAQIAAFGVSMRMKRPTSDEVGELADTMLSHAITFPGDPQGAQIGANAVDIVGTGGDGANTVNLSTMASIVVAACGVPVVKHGNRAASSLAGGADTLEKLGVRIDLGPEQVVRSLAEVGIGFCFAPHFHPSYRYASAVRREIGVPTVFNLLGPLTNPARPRAGLIGCAFADLAEVTAGVFAGRGSSVLVVHGDDGLDELTTTTTSTIWRVQAGTVDKLRFDPAAFGFARARLEELVGGDPEFNAAEVRAVLAGGTGAVRDAVLLNAAGAMVAHAGLASDAQWLPAWESALARVSTAIDSGAAAALLDRWIAVSQRLGTGQ